ACAGCAATATAGATCAATTAAGTTTTTGACCCCCGGTTGTTCTTCACTATAATTAATAATACCTACAGAGTCAGTTACCGCTCTTTTAATCTTATTGTTTAAAACATTCGGTTCATCGAGTAAGGACAACGTTGCATTAGGATTGGCATCCGATTTTGACATTTTTGCACTTGGATCTTGTAAGCTCATAATTCGTGCGCCAACTTTCCCAAAATATGGTTCCGGTATGGTAAACGTATCGCTAAATGTATGATTAAAGCGTTGGGCTATGTCTCTTGTTAATTCCAAGTGTTGCTTTTGATCTGCACCAATGGGGACAACATCGGCTTGAAACAGTAAAATATCTGCTGCCATCAACACCGGATATGTATATAACCCAGCATTGATATTGCTTTCATTTTTTAAGGATTTCTCCTTAAATTGCGTCATTCTATTAAGTTCTCCCATGTATGTAAAACACCCTAATATCCATGAAAGTTCTGCATGTTGACGCACGTGTGATTGGGGATAGATAATGTTTTTTACCGGATCTAATCCAGTGGCGATATATAAAGCCACCAGCTCTCGAGTGCGGTGTCTAAGTTTTGCTGGTTCTTGTCTAACGGTAATCGAATGCAAGTCAACTACACAATAAATGCTTTCATACATATCTTGCATTTGAGCCCAGTTTTTTAATGCACCATAATAATTTCCAATTGTGATGTTTCCAGATGGTTGTACACCACTAAAAATACGTTGTTTCTTTTCAACTACTTCACTCATTTTTGCACCTCTTTTTTATTTTCGTTCTATCCTATAGGCTAAAGCCTTCTATAATGACAATTGAGACAATTTTAGCATATAGTCTAAATACTGTAAAGATTCTAATTTATTTTCGCTACGTTTAATGCTATACTATAAGTTGTACTATCTAAAACACGCTTAACATTTTGAAAGGATTTTTATGAAAATACTTGTTGTTGCAGATGAAGAATCCACTTACCTATGGGATTATTATGACGAAAAACTCTTTAAGGATATCGATTTGATTATCTCTGCCGGAGATCTCAAATCAAAATACCTTTCATTTTTAACAACGGTTTCCGGTCTTCCTGTATACTATGTTCCCGGAAACCATGACTATCAATATGAAACACAGCCTCCTTATGGTTGTGATAGCATTGATGATCGTATTTTTGTGCACAAAAATCTACGTATCCTTGGACTCGGCGGTTCATTTCGATATAAGTCAGGCCTCTATCAATACTCCGAAAGAGAAATGCAGCGACGCATTCGTCATCTAAATGTTATGATACGTCAATTTGGCGGGGTAGACATTCTCGTAACCCATGCCCCTGCTCTTGGCCATGGAGATGGAGACGATTTATGTCACCGAGGATTTGACGCATTTAATAAATTCATTGATAAGTACGCCCCTTCGTATTTTATTCATGGACATCAACATTTGACATACTCTAGAAGTATTCAACGCCTCTCAAAAATAAAGGATACGAATGTTATTAATGGATATAATTACTATCTTTTTGAATATGAAGACAATAATAAGCAGCTTAATGAAATGAATTTCTTCCAAAAGCTGCTTAATACTATTGTCTTTTATTTTAAATATTCTAGAACGCCCATTATGAAGAATTATCGTGCCTACAAAAAACATCTCAAAAAAAATCAATAACGCTTTTTTACACTCATAAGTTCTAATAAGGGATGATTTTTTTCTAACGCATTAATGGATGGAATAGAACCTAATACACCATCAACAAACCAATTCATTGTTAAAATATCACTTGGATGCAGCGTCTTACCCGGGGCCAACTTTTCATTACCTTTTTGGTCAATTAGCGGCCCTCGAAATGGGTGATATTCACCTTGTATAATCATCATTTTCATAAACTCGACTGATTCACATAAAGAATATGGAATACTTGATTGAGAATAAAAAATGTCGACAACTTCTGTGTCCATTCCCCACCAATAGTTGATAGCCTTATCTGTAATTCCCATCGTACTGGAAAGCCGGTTATAGGAACCATTCATAATATTTCGAACGATTTTTTCATAGAATTCTCCCCAGTTCCACATCGGCGTCGCCAAATAATTTCTACGTTCACTTTGTGATTCTTCATCAACAAAATAGATCCCAGAATTGTTAAGCTTTGATGTTGATTTTGACGATTCCTGATGCGAGATGATGTCGACGCCCATATCCATTAACTGTCGATTAATATCATAGGTTTCTTCCGAAAAGTCCGTCTTATAATTAGTAACCCATTTCACTTGGACGCTCGCGTAAGGATTGACAAAACGCGCCCCCAATGTAAACGCATTAATGCTACTAATCACTTCCGGTATTGGATACGTGACAACATAACCCAAATTATTGGTTTTTGTCATTGCTCCGGCAATCATTCCCACCAAAAAATTCGGTTCATAAAAACGCCCAAAATACGTTCGTACATTTTTTGAAGAAAAATTTTCCGAACAATTTAAGAACTTAATATTACGGTATTCAACGGCCGCTTTTAGCGTTTGATTAATAAAGGTCGGACTCGTCGTAAAGATCACATCAAACCCTTCATCAGCCGCTTTTTTGATATATTCATATGCACTCTCATCTTCGGGCACATCATTAAATGCCTTTGTTTCAATCTGTCCCTTAAAGACATCTTCTAGATGTAGACGTCCGATTTCATGGCCATAAGTCCACACCGATTTTTCAGAAGATTTTGAATGTATAAATGCAATACGTATATCCTTCATTGTTGATGCAAAATTAGTTAGTCCATCTAAAAATGAACGCTTCTCAACACCATCTGAGTCAATTTCAAGTGCAACCTGCTCTTCATTGGAAAGAAGCTCAAGTTCCGTCCAAATATTTTTCAAATCTTTTTGAACGTCTTCTGCCCCTTTGCTCTCAATCTCTGGATATATCTCTAAATACTTGACCAACGCATCGGCTGTTGTAATTTCTAAATTATTGCCGCCTAGGTCATGATATATTTTGCGAAAACGATAGTAGATGGACTCAAACGCACTTAATCTCTTAATCCATTTATGACGTACAAGTAATGTGTATAATTGATTAAACCCATCTTTTTTTGACATCCACAAATAGTTTATTTTTGTTTTTTTATAGAACTCTAAAAACTCATAATAAATCACTATGGTTTCATCTTCCGGATCATATTTAGGTATAATTCGCGTCACATCTGCCGTAATTAATACTGCATCATAATATTTTAAGACAGACACACGTTTATTGCCTTCTTCAACATAAAACCAATTCAAATATTCGTATACCTTGATTGCATCACGAATCCCCTCGTTTAAATGTGCTTCGCATAGATTAGTCCATTTCGAACCAAATTCTGTTTTTCTTAATAGCAAAGGCATAAAATTAGGTGCAAATGAGGATGCGCGTCCAATTGTTTTTGTTCCTTTTATTTTACGTATCGGAATTTCCATCGTTCCAAGATAAACCTCAGAGACCACAGATTCCTTTGCTGTTATTGTATCTAATGCCGGTAAGTATGGATTTTTACCACTAAACTTATGGCTGTTATACTCTTTTAACCCTTTTTTTCTTGCATTTTCATACAAGTTCAGAATCTCTTCACGCATCGTATAATCCTTTCCAAAAAAATATTCTCTTTTCATTATACTCTATTTCAACCGTTATTAAAAGGATGGATAGACAACTCTCCTAAAATATGATTAAATAATAGGAAGGAGGAATGACAATGAATAAAATACCAAGTTTTACTGTAAATCACTTGATTTTAGAACCAGGCGTTTACGTCTCAAGAATAGATCAGCTCGACCAACACTATATTACCACCTATGATTTGAGGATGAAAAAGCCAAACGCCGAACCTGTTATAAACACTGGTGAACTTCATACTCTTGAACATTTGGGTGCTACTTTTTTACGCAATCATCCACAATTTAAAGAAGAAGTCATCTACTTTGGTCCTATGGGCTGTCGAACAGGCTATTATCTTATTTTAAAAGGTGAACGTTCTTCAAATGAAATTGTTCCCCTGCTTATTGATCTCTATCAATTTATGGCTGATTTTGACGGAGAGGTTCCCGGTGCCAGTGCAAAAGACTGTGGCAACTATCATGATATGAATCTTCCCATGGCAAGATATGAAGCAAAAGCTTATCTTCATGTTTTAAAACATATCACCAGCAAGCAACTAAGCTATCAAGAATAATTTAATTAAATACAAGAGAGCTAAGTGGAAGGGATAAATCAAATAAAATACGTATTTGATGCCCTTCCCTTTTTTTCCATTATACATAAATACAAAGATTGCGCTTAACCCCGCATAAATCTCTAGGACAACTGTCGCTCCCGCTAATAAGTTAAGTCCTGCCAACAACACATTCATTGTAATAATCACAATGGCCTTGCCTTTTAACGTCTTGGTTTGATATAGGATAAAAATCAGCAATACACCAAACAATCCATAATCTGTTCTTAATACATCCGCCAAAAGCGCCAATAAATAGACGCCTCCAATGCTTAACCAGCGGTGCCGCTCGTGCCATGTTTCATAAATCCACAAACATAGCAAACCAATAAGGAGTGTAAAGAATATATTTTGATGGGACAAATCCCAAGGGTTGTTATAAAAAGCTAAATTAAAGGGAATCTCTGATACAAGTGCAAAAACACCTAAACGCAGTGCATATTTTTTCTTGTCATGTGTATGCGAAAAACCTTCGGTAAGTAAAAACGCAAAAATCGGAAACGCTATACGTCCAATGATGCGAAAAAGAACATATTCTTTAAAAAGCACTGCGCCTACATGGTCAATGATCATTGTAATAATTGCAATCCACTTTAACTGGTTACTTGTCATCTTATTCTCCTTTTGCTTTTAAAGCTCTACGATGAAGGCGTTTAATGTCTCCTAGATACTTAACCACATCCGCTGATGCTTGGTCCATCTCTTCTAACAATTCATTTGCTCTATCTTTATTGCCCTGATTGTATGCTTGCACCGCTTCCTTTGCATGTTTATGTAATTGTTCATGAGGCTTTTCCAATGCACTGATTTTTTTACAGATATCTTGATTTTCCACTTCGGCATGATCACACCATTGTCCCAAACGGCACGTATGATGCGTCCCTATCTCTGATGCATCAAGTGATTCATAGCCCAAAATCATATTATATACTCTCCATTTCCATAACAAATGATCACTAATACACACTTCTAGTTGTGTAATAAGATCAAGTTGTGGTTGAGTTTTTAAAATATCGGTTCGAATATCATCAATAACTTTTGAAACCGCATGAAAAGCCATGCCTGTTTTATCGGTCTCTGTATGAATTACTTTTGTTTTTTCATTAACAAGCATGATCGCACTAGACATTTCTTGGGACGCAGCTGTCTCTTCTTGTATATTGGCACTTATCTCCATAAATGTCTGACTAATATGATGCAGTCCATCTTTCATCTTTTCCATTCCAGAAAATGCTTTTTCCATTTGTTGCTTACTTTTTGAAAAAGAAGCATTTGATTCTTCAAGTGCATCATCTGTATTTTGAATTTCATGCGTTAGGTTGTTGACAACTTGCCGAATAAAATCAACTTGTTCTTTTGTATTTTCTGCTAGTTTTTTTATTTCTTCAGCTACGACTGCAAATCCTCTACCGCTTTCTCCAGCACGGGCCGCTTCAATAGATGCATTGAGCGCAAGTAAATTCGTCTGATCAGCGACCCCTTTAATAATCGCAACCATTTCATTGATTTTTTCTGCTTCAGTATTAACGCGATTCATAATTCCTTGAATATTTTTTGATTGTTCAAACGTCTCTTCAATTT
This sequence is a window from Vallitaleaceae bacterium 9-2. Protein-coding genes within it:
- the trpS gene encoding tryptophan--tRNA ligase — encoded protein: MSEVVEKKQRIFSGVQPSGNITIGNYYGALKNWAQMQDMYESIYCVVDLHSITVRQEPAKLRHRTRELVALYIATGLDPVKNIIYPQSHVRQHAELSWILGCFTYMGELNRMTQFKEKSLKNESNINAGLYTYPVLMAADILLFQADVVPIGADQKQHLELTRDIAQRFNHTFSDTFTIPEPYFGKVGARIMSLQDPSAKMSKSDANPNATLSLLDEPNVLNNKIKRAVTDSVGIINYSEEQPGVKNLIDLYCCGTGESVEQALAFFEGKNYGQLKESVAEVTINELKPIQDEFHRLMNDKKYIDDIIRTNSERASYLAEKTLRKVKKKVGFII
- a CDS encoding BMP family ABC transporter substrate-binding protein, which produces MREEILNLYENARKKGLKEYNSHKFSGKNPYLPALDTITAKESVVSEVYLGTMEIPIRKIKGTKTIGRASSFAPNFMPLLLRKTEFGSKWTNLCEAHLNEGIRDAIKVYEYLNWFYVEEGNKRVSVLKYYDAVLITADVTRIIPKYDPEDETIVIYYEFLEFYKKTKINYLWMSKKDGFNQLYTLLVRHKWIKRLSAFESIYYRFRKIYHDLGGNNLEITTADALVKYLEIYPEIESKGAEDVQKDLKNIWTELELLSNEEQVALEIDSDGVEKRSFLDGLTNFASTMKDIRIAFIHSKSSEKSVWTYGHEIGRLHLEDVFKGQIETKAFNDVPEDESAYEYIKKAADEGFDVIFTTSPTFINQTLKAAVEYRNIKFLNCSENFSSKNVRTYFGRFYEPNFLVGMIAGAMTKTNNLGYVVTYPIPEVISSINAFTLGARFVNPYASVQVKWVTNYKTDFSEETYDINRQLMDMGVDIISHQESSKSTSKLNNSGIYFVDEESQSERRNYLATPMWNWGEFYEKIVRNIMNGSYNRLSSTMGITDKAINYWWGMDTEVVDIFYSQSSIPYSLCESVEFMKMMIIQGEYHPFRGPLIDQKGNEKLAPGKTLHPSDILTMNWFVDGVLGSIPSINALEKNHPLLELMSVKKRY
- a CDS encoding S-ribosylhomocysteine lyase encodes the protein MNKIPSFTVNHLILEPGVYVSRIDQLDQHYITTYDLRMKKPNAEPVINTGELHTLEHLGATFLRNHPQFKEEVIYFGPMGCRTGYYLILKGERSSNEIVPLLIDLYQFMADFDGEVPGASAKDCGNYHDMNLPMARYEAKAYLHVLKHITSKQLSYQE
- a CDS encoding TraX family protein, which produces MTSNQLKWIAIITMIIDHVGAVLFKEYVLFRIIGRIAFPIFAFLLTEGFSHTHDKKKYALRLGVFALVSEIPFNLAFYNNPWDLSHQNIFFTLLIGLLCLWIYETWHERHRWLSIGGVYLLALLADVLRTDYGLFGVLLIFILYQTKTLKGKAIVIITMNVLLAGLNLLAGATVVLEIYAGLSAIFVFMYNGKKGKGIKYVFYLIYPFHLALLYLIKLFLIA
- a CDS encoding methyl-accepting chemotaxis protein gives rise to the protein MFWKKRKSNSLELNESKTQLPLNLQEELLNQDVKKDIKKDRTVEYLKQVNSLLKYVTELDYVKDMLIDVRQQSEMVDSIATTSEEMTATVEGISNFIQRSSEETNHTLELSNHSLDLINQSFVQIEETFEQSKNIQGIMNRVNTEAEKINEMVAIIKGVADQTNLLALNASIEAARAGESGRGFAVVAEEIKKLAENTKEQVDFIRQVVNNLTHEIQNTDDALEESNASFSKSKQQMEKAFSGMEKMKDGLHHISQTFMEISANIQEETAASQEMSSAIMLVNEKTKVIHTETDKTGMAFHAVSKVIDDIRTDILKTQPQLDLITQLEVCISDHLLWKWRVYNMILGYESLDASEIGTHHTCRLGQWCDHAEVENQDICKKISALEKPHEQLHKHAKEAVQAYNQGNKDRANELLEEMDQASADVVKYLGDIKRLHRRALKAKGE